From Candidatus Rhabdochlamydia sp. T3358, a single genomic window includes:
- the sthA gene encoding Si-specific NAD(P)(+) transhydrogenase — MKEIYADFVVIGSGPAGQKAAIQASKMGKKVIVIEKDSVLGGASLNSGTIPSKSLREAILDLTDFYKRSFYGKNCPLKEVSINDLNYRLTFVLEEQRKILLKQFEKNHIQVIHGTACFKDVHHVDVLSLDKKILYRVEGQYFLIATGSRPRNPNSVPFDDQKILDSTRLLAIDHLPKTLIVLGGGIIGSEYASFFAALGTKVTVIDKKSHLLPLLDSEIGLHLQKSLNAIGLKMLGNKELDMIEKEDDFVKVTFKDKTHVKADVLLYALGRSANVEHLRIENLGISIDKFGYIPVNALFQVKRSDHTTLRNIYAVGDVIGGPALASTSMEQGRLAARNAFGAKTHHFPDFYPIGIYTIPEISSCGYTENQLKELDFRYEIGRAYYYEIAKNQIIGNDPGIFKILFHSDTLEILGIHIIGRAATELIHIGQVAMSFNAKIDYFIDQVFNYPTYAEGYRIAALNGFNKLKHKK, encoded by the coding sequence GTGAAAGAGATATATGCAGATTTTGTCGTTATTGGATCTGGTCCTGCTGGACAAAAAGCAGCTATTCAAGCCTCAAAAATGGGCAAAAAAGTGATTGTTATTGAAAAAGATTCTGTATTGGGAGGAGCATCTTTAAACTCTGGCACAATTCCATCTAAATCTTTAAGAGAAGCTATTTTAGACCTTACAGATTTTTATAAAAGAAGCTTTTATGGGAAAAACTGCCCCTTAAAAGAGGTTTCAATTAATGATTTAAACTATCGACTTACCTTTGTTTTAGAAGAACAAAGAAAAATTTTATTAAAGCAGTTTGAAAAAAATCATATTCAAGTCATTCATGGGACAGCTTGTTTTAAGGATGTTCATCATGTCGATGTGCTTAGTTTAGATAAAAAGATTTTATATAGAGTAGAAGGGCAATATTTTTTGATAGCAACCGGTTCTAGGCCACGTAATCCTAATTCTGTTCCTTTTGACGATCAAAAAATTTTAGACTCCACTAGATTGCTTGCTATTGATCATTTGCCAAAAACGCTTATTGTATTAGGAGGGGGCATTATTGGTTCTGAATATGCTAGTTTTTTTGCTGCTTTAGGAACAAAAGTGACTGTTATCGATAAAAAGTCTCATCTGTTACCTCTTTTAGACTCAGAAATTGGTTTGCATTTACAAAAATCTTTAAATGCAATTGGCCTTAAAATGTTGGGAAATAAAGAATTAGATATGATTGAGAAGGAAGATGATTTTGTAAAAGTAACTTTTAAAGATAAAACGCATGTAAAGGCAGATGTGTTATTATATGCCTTGGGAAGAAGTGCGAATGTAGAACATTTGCGTATTGAGAATTTGGGAATCTCTATTGATAAATTTGGCTATATTCCTGTGAATGCTCTTTTTCAAGTTAAAAGATCTGATCACACAACGCTGCGCAATATTTATGCTGTAGGAGATGTTATTGGAGGACCAGCTCTTGCTTCCACTAGTATGGAGCAAGGTAGATTGGCAGCTCGAAATGCTTTTGGTGCAAAAACCCATCATTTTCCTGATTTCTACCCAATTGGCATTTATACAATTCCAGAAATTTCTTCATGTGGCTATACTGAAAATCAGCTTAAAGAACTTGATTTTAGATATGAGATTGGTAGAGCTTACTATTACGAAATTGCTAAAAATCAAATTATTGGAAATGATCCGGGTATATTTAAAATTTTATTTCATTCAGATACATTAGAAATTTTAGGAATTCATATTATAGGTCGAGCAGCAACAGAATTGATTCATATCGGGCAAGTGGCAATGAGCTTTAACGCAAAGATTGATTATTTTATCGATCAAGTGTTTAACTATCCGACTTATGCGGAAGGTTATCGCATTGCAGCTCTAAATGGTTTTAACAAGCTTAAGCACAAAAAGTAG